A window of Polyodon spathula isolate WHYD16114869_AA chromosome 30, ASM1765450v1, whole genome shotgun sequence contains these coding sequences:
- the LOC121302661 gene encoding gamma-aminobutyric acid receptor subunit rho-3: MPLAFKLFLLTWLWPIALLNGSDFPDSKKQTEVPLNDHRKQGSRPEFRMKKSDSTKSTLIKSEQLLRIEEHDFAMRPGFGSSAIPVGIDVQVESIDSISEVNMDFTMTLYLRHYWKDERLSFPSTSNKSRTFDGRLVKKIWVPDVFFVHSKRSFIHDTTMENIMLRVYPDGNILYSVRITVTALCSMDFSRFPLDKQNCSLELESYAYNEKDLMLYWKNGNDSLRTEEILLSQFFIEQFNPFNGLAFYSSTGWYNRLYINFILRRHIFFFMLQTYFPTMLMVMLSWVSFWIDRRAVPARVSLGITTVLTMTTIITGVSASMPQVSYVKAVDIYLWTSFLFVFLSVIEYAAVNYLTTIEEMKKLKSTKIPVTYNTTQAMAFDGCFHDNDIDLTAFSSIPMNPMNPEGRPPPRRNTTVNVPSEGRRLRRTRSLKRSVEYVINNSHIIDSYSRILFPFAYLLFNIIYWSLYS, encoded by the exons ATGCCGCTCGCTTTTAAACTGTTTCTCCTGACCTGGCTTTGGCCAATAGCTCTGCTGAATGGAAGTGACTTCCCAGACAGTAAGAAACAAACGGAGGTGCCTCTGAACGACCACAGGAAACAAGGCAG CCGTCCAGAATTTCGGATGAAAAAATCGGACAGCACTAAATCAACGCTGATAAAATCAGAACAGCTTCTTCGCATTGAGGAGCATGACTTCGCAATGAGGCCTGGATTCGGAA GCAGTGCTATTCCAGTTGGGATTGATGTCCAGGTGGAGAGTATAGACAGCATTTCAGAAGTCAATATG GACTTCACGATGACCTTGTACCTCAGACATTACTGGAAGGATGAGCGCCTGTCCTTTCCCAGCACCAGCAATAAGAGCCGGACCTTTGATGGGAGGCTGGTAAAGAAGATCTGGGTTCCTGATGTCTTCTTTGTGCACTCGAAGAGGTCCTTTATCCATGACACCACCATGGAGAACATCATGTTGAGAGTCTATCCGGATGGCAATATTCTGTACAGCGTCAG GATCACTGTGACGGCTCTGTGCTCCATGGATTTCAGTAGATTCCCTCTGGACAAGCAGAACTGTTCTCTAGAGCTCGAGAGCT ATGCGTACAATGAAAAGGATTTGATGCTCTACTGGAAGAACGGGAATGATTCTTTGAGGACGGAGGAGATTCTGCTGTCCCAGTTCTTCATTGAACAATTCAATCCTTTCAATGGTCTTGCTTTCTACAGCAGCACTG GGTGGTACAACCGGCTGTATATAAACTTCATACTCAGGAGGCATATATTCTTCTTTATGCTGCAGACATACTTCCCGACCATGTTAATGGTGATGCTGTCCTGGGTTTCTTTCTGGATTGACAGGAGAGCTGTTCCAGCCAGGGTGTCACTag GAATAACCACAGTTTTGACGATGACCACTATAATCACAGGCGTGTCAGCCTCCATGCCGCAGGTCTCCTATGTGAAGGCCGTGGATATCTACCTGTGGACCAGCTTCCTCTTCGTCTTCCTCTCCGTCATCGAGTACGCAGCCGTCAACTACCTGACCACCATTGAGGAGATGAAGAAGCTTAAAAGCACGAAG ATTCCAGTGACATACAATACCACGCAAGCCATGGCGTTTGACGGGTGTTTCCACGACAACGACATTGACCTGACGGCCTTCTCCTCCATCCCTATGAACCCCATGAACCCCGAGGGGCGCCCCCCTCCGCGGAGAAACACCACAGTCAACGTCCCGAGCGAGGGCCGTCGCCTGCGCAGAACGAGATCGCTGAAACGCAGCGTCGAATACGTCATCAACAACAGCCACATCATCGACTCCTATTCCAGGATTCTCTTTCCGTTTGCTTACCTTCTCTTCAACATCATCTATTGGAGTCTGTATTCATAG
- the LOC121302946 gene encoding adhesion G-protein coupled receptor G2-like, with translation MFIVVLVQLCRIKSQKHHTSQRGSSFRDIKSVAGLTFLLGITWGFAFFAWGAVQLAFMYLFAIFNTLQGFFIFVFHCAAKENVRKEWRRNLCCGKLRLAENSDWSRTATNMKKKSAMLVMSFGSGSSSSLHSNITSSGSKTFLVSREHAAPATGNDNHYTERERVSLNTPNGDVMLNEISHDSYKLS, from the exons ATGTTTATTGTTGTGCTGGTGCAGCTGTGCCGCATCAAGAGCCAGAAGCACCACACCAGCCAGCGGGGCAGCAGCTTCCGGGACATCAAGAGTGTGGCCGGCCTCACCTTCCTGCTGGGCATCACCTGGGGATTTGCTTTCTTTGCCTGGGGAGCGGTGCAGCTGGCCTTCATGTACCTGTTCGCCATCTTCAACACCTTGCAAG GGTTTTTTATCTTCGTGTTCCACTGCGCAGCCAAGGAGAATGTCCGGAAAGAGTGGAGGAGGAATCTGTGCTGTGGGAAACTCCGACTGGCCGAAAACTCAG acTGGAGCAGGACAGCCACCAACATGAAGAAGAAGTCAGCGATGCTGGTCATGTCTTTCGGCTCTGGCTCCTCCAGCTCCCTGCACTCCAACATCACCTCCAGCGGCTCCAAAACCTTCCTCGTCAGCAGAGAGCACGCCGCTCCTGCCACTGGAAATG ATAACCACTAcacggagagggagagggtgtcGCTCAATACACCGAATGGAGATGTCATGCTCAATGAGATCTCCCACGACAGCTATAAGTTGTCATAA